CTCCTTCCTGTTTGCCGGCTGACCTGTGACCCACTGGTGGGTTACAAGTCAGCTCTTCCtcattatccttttttttttttttttcttttccaaagtccaactctcactttcacacacacacacacacacatacacatatctCTGTGGTTTACAGAGAGGGAAGGAAATCAAACGTTCTGCTAACAGGACAAAATGTTACAGCCATGTCAGatgaaacatgtatttatttaaactaaaGCCATTTGCTTGATTTATTTGGCACACGTTTTTAAAGTGTAAGATAATGAGGTGGTCAGAAATGAAGACTGAAGCTGAACAGACCGCAGAGCGTGTGTTCAGCTGTCACTCATCACTGTCGTCGTTTGTCTTTAATGGAAGAAGATAAACTGGTTGATCGGGAGAATTCGCGCTCATAAAACATGGTTTATAATCTGATTGTTTGACAGGAGCTCGCTGCAGGTGTGAGGTGATGACGGTCTCATTGTCTCTTTGGACACATTGAGGAAATGGAAAGTTGATCTGACTTGTGgcctttaaataattaattcagagtctctctctctctctctctctctagtggAGGGTAGTCAGGCGACGGCATGACAGAGGAGAAATGTCCCCAGCTGGTGGACTACTTTGTAGTGGCCGGTCTGGACCCCGGGGGCCAGTGGAGGCCCCTGGATGACGATGGAAAAGCCtcgtcctcgtcttcctcctcatccCCGTCCTCATCGTCCTCAGGCTCGGCGGGCCGGGCGGTGGAGCCGGTCACGGACCTGGTGGTCATCGCCAAGGGGCTCGGGGAGGAAGTGCCGGAGGGCTTCACGTGCATCGAGAAGACGCTCGGCGGACACTCGGCCGAGCTGAGCGCCGGCCTCATCAACAACCCGCATCTTTACCTGTGCTACCGCCGGGGACGAGACAAACCGCCCGTCCTGGACCTCGGGTGAGGCAATATTCcactgattaatcagttttacTCCACAGAACATGGGAAACAGAGGTGCTTCTGGGTCTTTTTGCGAACTGAAGAATACGTTTGACAGTTGATGTCATTGTTTCACAGAGTTTTCCGACAGGAAACTGAATCTTGTACACAAcaactctcctgcaccaaagcccagaggGGCCCCGCTGTGctcctgctgcctcgtgtggtggGTTTGTGTCGTTCAGCTAAATCCAAAgacaggatttcaaacacataaGTCACAAAATCAAACCTGTGGagtgactgatggaggcagcaagtGGATCAACAcactctgggctttggtgtgggagagtaaacCATTCATCACAAGGTCAAACACACTTCAGGTCCCATGTCGGGAAATTCTGTCTCAGGGAAAGATGAAGCAGGGAACATATTCTGAAGATTAAGACACTTAAGACCAGGTGTAGATTTTAGTAGGTAAGCGTCTGAAGTGGCTAAATTCCCCCCTGGCTTTCAGAGTTATTGTTCTGCAGAGGGACTGAGAGTGTGCTGGACTCTGCTGGGTTTACTTCGCGCGATGCACACAAAGCTTACACTTATGTAATAGAGAGGATTATGTAAGGCAGTGGTgggcagatgtgtgtgtgtgtgtggtgtcgcTTCCCTCCGACTCTGCTCGGCTgtttacttgttttaattattctgGATTACATGTGTGTTTGACCATAAAGAGCTCAATCCTCAATTACACCTTTATTCTGTTGTTCATAATCTGAGACGCAGCTGACAGACACTGCGCAAGTAAAGTCTGACAAGGAGCCGATACTTTAGTTCCTCCCTTGAAGAAATGAAGTGTCAGGTTTCTCTAAAAactgagtttgtgaggttaaagggattttagccacttaagctgcagagattttatttggttaaccTTTTCTTAAGTCTTAACTGTATCTAAAGAATTATGTCTGCATTTGTGTCTAACTGTAAACTGTAGTTTGTAATCCGttcactcccccacaccaaagtccatagagaaaaccttggtttttagctcacaggcgacgggagctgctggtcgactgctgcctcttgtggtgaatctgaacaaaggatttcaaacacagaagtcacaaaatatcacatttgaacGTGAAtgaatgaggcagcagtggatcaacagctcctgtgtgctgtgacgtaaagtcttttctctatggggtttggtgtgggagagtgagtggtttataaagtgCCACAAACTCCTGTTTCCACTGGGAAAAGCTAATCTTAGTTGTTTCCTCTTGTGTTTCTGCTCTGCTTTGAAGTTGAAGAATGTTTAGACACAGCAGAAGAATAGAgaagttcatattttttatgTGTAATGAAACTTCATGGAAACCAAAGAGGACCAAGGATGGGAGCCTTGAGGGACTCCACGTGAAAATGATGGTTTTTCAGACTTCCTGTGCTTGTCCCTGCAGGGTTCTGTATGAAGGGAAGGAGAAGCTGAAGCAGAGCTGGTACGTCATCGAGACAACGCCCTACAGCCGATCGGCCAGCCTGAGCGCCGGTGGCGGCCCGACCGCTCACCGGGTGTTCCTGACGTATCGCCGGGCTCTGGACTCACAGGGCCTCCACACGCTGGGCGTCACCGACATCTCCCTGCTGCTGCCCAGCAAGGGGGAGGTGGCGCCGCACACTTTCTCTCGCGTCGAAAAGAACCTAAACACCGGCATGGTACGGCCCGGGTGGGAGGTGGgagaaaaaatacattttaaatgtgtgactCAGCGGTTCAGTTTGTTGTGTGCTTGCTTTTGTGTGTCCAGTGGGGTCCAGGCCTGTACCTGTGCTACAAGAGAGCAGTGGCCAAAGCCAACGCGCTGGTCTACGAAGCCAGTGAGTATCTGTCCTCGCCGTCTCATCGCGGCTGCAACTGCACGAGAAACTCAAACACACggacacaaatatgaaatcTGTTACATTAGtaaatgttgctgtgtgtgtgtgtgtgtgtgtgtgtgtgtaatgaaacCTCAGGGATTCAAGGATAACTAAAGGACAATAATGAGAACGGGTCCCTGTGACCTTTTCTTCGTCCTCGACCACATTTAAAGAAAGTTTCACTTGGACTAACTGagtaaatcttaaaaaaaaagtcatggtggCTTCATAAAAAGTGGTTTTGACCCTGGTGTTGAGTCTGGAAACAAAATGGACTAGTTCTCACTGATCCCAGTTCCACTTGGAGTTTTTAAGActgtttttatgtcaaaaaaACTGCTGCGGCCCAATgataaaacactgcagttgtgttgtgttgagactggatctgtctgtgtgtgtgtgtgtcaggtctgATCAGCCGTTACCCTGAGGAGGACCTGGAGGCGTTCCCTCTGCCAGAGTCCGTTCCAGTCTTCTGTTTGCCGATGGGCGTCACTGTGGAGAGCTGGCCTCTGAACACAAAGTACCAGCTGCCCGTCTTCTCCACCTTCGTCCTCACGTCCGCCTCCGGGGACAAGGTGAGCGCGGCAGCAGAGACGCACACAGTCCTCACACTCGTCCTGCTGAAGAACGACCGATCGATCCTCTGCTCCCCTCTTCCGCAGGTTTACGGTGCCGCCATCCAGTTCTATGAGTCCTTCCAGAGGGAGCTGCTGTCGGAGCGACAGAGCGTGAGGCTGGGTCTGCTCAGTGTGGTGGACCGGCGGCCCATCACCAGCCGCAGCCTGCAGGTGAAGAAGAGCATCTGTGTGCTGTCACACTGGCCCTTCTTCAACGTCTTCCAGAAGTTTCTCACCTTCATCTATAGATACTCCATCTCTGGACCTCACGTGCTGCCACTAGAGAAGTCAGTACACGAGGAAGATTCtcattttttgttctgttttgatGAAATTTCACTTCATTTGAGTGacgttctctcttttttttttgcgtctTGCTGCAGACACATATCCAGCTTCATGCACAACGTCCCGTTTCCTTCTCCCCAGCGTCCTCGCATCCTTGTTCAGGTACAAACCCAAGGCTCTATTGGCTATAAACTGTATTATCAGGTATCATCaagagtagagctgcaactgacgatgattttcataatcaattaatctgtcgatcattttctcgattcatcgagtcatcggttggtccataaaatgtcagaaaacgttaaaaaacattgatcagtgtttgtcaaatgaACATGTGTGAGCCATGATGACCCAAAATCAGTAGCGTAcagtggggtttcagtcagggccttcagtaaaaaaaacaaaaaaaacaggcaaccatagcgcacacgcacacccctgcgcatctataggctactgcatcattaccaccacatcttccgttatgtcactcagcaacgcaatttcacaagccactatatgacacaaaaacaagctttcaCATAAGCACAGGCGTCagctacgcggggaacacgtccccggcactatttatgatcaacagttttgtcctcaccacttctaaaaaatgttataaatttatcattaacactccaaCTACCGGACAttatgtacctcttcggtgtagggcTTCCTCTTAAAATAATTTCcgtcttttctccaaacgatcgccgtgaaaagtgcacacgaaggagatcagaaacatgatggatcgtggtgttaatgcagtgaccatagcttacttcaaaacccgccacaggttcaaacgtcgttgatgacaacagcgggggctagcgccagacacatcgctgggcccGGGGccttctgtcactatgcatcaaattttgattggctgacgacccacgtcagtcaaagttataaccaaataggaaatggcagcttcaacgaaaagccagcaatactactagagcaggtccacggagctatgatgcgtttaatgacatatggaaaatccagctcagcttcacaaaaaataaccatattctttctggaaatataatcataacatactgaaaaagtaattgaattcagacacacatttatttgattattaaaaaaatcctgCAATCTCTCTTTGACACTATCtactattattttaaaatattttcttgttttgctcAAAGAATAAAATCTGGTGTGAAAAGAAGAATCCAAAATATTTTGTTAATTTCATGAAAGAGGAAACTAAATGACCTCTGAAGCTTACAGTCGCTACAATCGGTGATTGTTAACCgaagaatattattattattattgcgaTCTTTTCTTCTAATCCACTGATGATAATCTGAAGTCTGAGTTTCAGGTGGATGATCTGTGTTTGGTGCAGGGAACACACTttgttctgtgttgttgttttgatttccagcaatttttacaaaacactgtTAATGATCTTGTTTAGATTCAGAGACGCAGAGAAAAACATTCAGAAgaatttaagtacatttttaaatctgattgtgtgtttgtgtgtctttcagcTGTCTCCGTATGACAACCTGCTGCTGTGTCAGCCGGTCTCCTCTCCACTGCCACTCAGGTCAGTTTCCTGCTGCAGAACCAACAGCAGTGaatcttcatcttcctcctcatcgtcAGTTCTTTTGCAGAAGCTTCATCAGATCCAGGATAGTTGTGTATTTATCCACAGAGGCTCGCTCTCACTGTtagggacagaaaaaaaaacacatgtgacaTTTCAAGAATGTGTTTTCTACTTGATCTCACGGTTAGACCGACTTTTCCGCgagaaactgcagtttgtaatGCGCTCACTCTCCTGAACCAAAGTCCATGTAGAAAATCAACACTTTTAGCTGCAGGAgtcagaggagctgctggtgtgccgctgcctcgtgtggtgacACTGTAACTTTGGTAAATCCGTAcacaatcatttaaatgttgacatcacaaaataagacttttGAACTCAccacggaggcagcagtggatctgcgaccaaatcactgtttttctctctatGGGCTTTAGTGCAGGGGAAGTGAGTGACTTTACAGCGCaacacaaactttatttttgtctgtgtgtgtgtgtcagtggtgcGAGCTACCTGAAGCTGCTACAGAACCTCGGTCCAGAAAACGCCTGCACGCTGCTGCTCGCCGTCCTCACCGaacacaaactgctgctgcactcGCTACGGCCCGACGTCCTCACGTCTGTCAGCGAGGCGCTCATCTCTgtgagaccccccccccccccacacacacacacaggataaaaAGTGAAGACGTTACTCTTTGATAAACGTGCGTGTTGTCGTCTGCAGGTGAGTTTCCCGCTGCGCTGGCTCTGTCCGTACATCCCTCTGTGTCCACTGCAGATGGCCGACGTGCTGCTGGCGCCGATGCCTTTCGTCGTTGGCGTCCACTCCAGCTACTTTGACCTGTACGACCCCCCCGCAGACGTGGTGTGTGTCGACCTGGACACCAACACCATCTTCCAGTGAGTCATCCATCACTTTTGtgctgtgtgattgacagcagggctgactgagctgtgtgtgtgccccctgctggccgcCAGTGTCCACAACCAGAAGACAAGGAAAAGTAGCTTTTAGCTgcaacttcatttattttggggggaaaaaaatgctctGAAATGAGTGCAGTGATGAAAACATGGATCACTGTTAATGAAACTGTCCTCGTCGTTCCTTCTGTCCCTCGTCTCAGGTCGGATGAAAAGAAGCCGTTGTCATGGCGATCATTGCCCAGGAGGCCCGGCAAGGCGCTGTTCAACACTCTCACCAGCCTCCACAAGACCCTGGAGAAGAGTGAGTGATGCCTCGCAGCCGTCACTCACTGTCGTTAAAAGACTTGCTCTGTGTCTAAAGCTGCAGCGCCGCTGTTTTTGCAGTTTGCACACCTGGCCAGGAGGAGGCGACACTGGAGTTCCTGCTCACCGACTACGACCAGATCTACCGGCGTCAGAagcagctggagctggagatcCAGGAGGGCTTTCTGCGTTTCATGAGCTGCCTGCTGCGAGGATACCGCTCCTTCCTGCTGCCCATTACGCAGGCACCGTCCGACACCACCACTGACTGCAGTTCCCTCTTCAACCTGCAGGGTGAGCTCTCTCAGACTTGACTTGtcttatttatcttttatcGGAGGCGTCTTCAGTTCTGACCGGTTTTggcccctcctctcctcctccaggttTCCTGAAATCTCGCGATCGGACGCAGCAGAAGTTTTACAACCAGCTGACGAGAACCCAGATGTTCACTCAGTTCGTCGAGGAGTGCTCCTTCGTCAGCGACCGCCACGCCTGCCTCGAGTTCTTCGACGAGTGCGTCCAGAAGGTTAGATGATTGAGGTTAAATGTGTGACACGGGGGGGCGTGTCTCAGCGACCGCAGACATTGACGCCGTGTGTTTCCAGGTGGACGTGGAGAAGCCGGAGGAGGTGAGGTTGATCGATCTGGACGAGACTCACAGCGGAGAACACACCGTCTTCATCATGCCCCCAGAGGAGCCGCAGGAAGCGGACGGCTCAGAGTGTCCCGCCCTCTACAggtacacaaaacaaacatgtgaaaagCTTGAATGTGTCTGTTTCCCACACTGATGACGGGGTTTGATTTGTCCTCAGCTATGAGACGTTCCCCGCTCTGAGGCCCGAGCTCTTTGACCAGCCGCAGGACCAGCTCCGCCCCCCGGCCAAAGGCAGCGCCCCCAGTAGCCCTGCCCCTCGACGCACCAAACAGGTACATAGAGATTTGAAACACGAAATTTGAGTGTAGGGGTTTCACACCGTGACCCAGTTttccgaggaggaggaggcttctGACTGCATCATATCATTTTTATGACTCGTCATGAATATTTCACGcacattatcaaatatttaCACGTCACAGACTTTGAGCGTTGGTGTGTTTTTCAGGGTTTAAACGTTAATAATGGAAATTATTCTCgtaaatgaaagtgaaaaatcACCAGTAAAGAAAAAacggacactttttttttatttatttaaaatgacgtGTAAACATCTTTTGATAAAGTTTcctgttgcagctgaatattcctgaactcactcaaaaaaacagctatttataattaaaacattatttttgcttCATTATATCTGAAGCTGACTGACATGATAGATTGATCTCTTCTGTTTCTTGTGTCTCGGCTGTAACTTTGTGTTCAAATCCATTTTAGTTGCGTTGatggtttttttgtctttgcctGGTTGTGAAGACGACATTTCCCATGATCCTCTGCTGCTTCCTGATGTCATCAAACTCAATCTTTTCCTTTTCGTTTCTAAAGTGAGCGACCTTAGCGGCGGGAATGACTTTCTGTGGGTTTAACGGCGACATGGGGAAGTAGTGGCTtgtactgttgcctcacagctcACAGAGCGGCGGTTCGATTCCGTTGGTTCCTCCTTTTGTTcatgtgggtttcctcccacagtccaaaaacatggctgAACATCCAATAATATCCAGCTGCAGCCCTTACCCTTACCTCAGAAGtttagatttaattttttttatttaactttatttcgACAAATAAACTTACAACAGTAATTACTgttcaaacaataaacaataaaaacctttattgTAAAATGATGACATGTCGGTAACCATTTATTAAGAGGTTCTGTACGCTAATAAGtaatatttattgtaattaaaGGCTTTTAAAGGTCGCAGGCCGggctttttgtttcttcttctttgagttTTCTGGCAGaattctctgtttctgtgtgtaaagtttaaaagaaacctcatgtggaggttaaatCACAGACTCTGAGCCGTCTCCGTCTCCACTCACCAGGAGATCAAGTTGGCGCAGAAGCGAGCGCAGAAGTACGCGTCCGTGCCGGACATGTGGTCCAAGTGTCTGCTGGGTCACTGTTACGGCCTCTGGTTCATCTACCTGCCCACGTTTGTGCGCGCCGAGAGCGCCAAGGTCCGCACCCTGCACACGGCCTACGACGTCCTCAAACACATGGAGAACAGGAAGGTGGTGCTGCCGGACGAGGTGAGTCTCTGACCGGGGTCGAAGGTGAAGAAGCGGTGACGTGCAGTGGACAgaccgtgtatgtgtgtgtgtttcaggtgtgttaCCGGATCCTGATGCAGCTGTGCGGTCAGTACGGGCAGCCGGTCCTCGCTGTTCGAGTCCTGCTGGAGATGAAGAAGGCGGGAATCACGCCCAACACCATCACCTACGGCTACTACAACAaggtcacgcacacacacacgtgcacacgcgcGCACTGAGGGAACGTGTTTGGTGGTTCCATCTGACGtcgtctgtcctctgtcctcaggcGGTGCTGGAGAGCAAGTGGCCCTCGACCAATCAGGGCGGGCGTCTCCGCTGGGCCAAGCTGAGGAACGTCCTGCTCGCTGTGGCCCAGTTCAGACGGCCGTTAAAGCGGAAGAAGAGCGGCTCGGTGGGATCTCGAGGAGGTCGGTGCTGACATTCAAGCCAAGTGTCCTCCTGTTTTGCTGTCATGGAAACATTCACATTTCAGTATAATCAGtattataaatgtttgttttttttaaattgcagaaGCTATGACAGAACCTGACCAGAGGCTCCACCCCCAGTCCACTCTGATTCGTCAGTCCAGCTGGAGCGGTCTGTCTGAAAGCTCCAGTCACGAGTCCCTGACCGGTCCACTGGTGAAGAGCAACAGTCTGAGCAGCATGAAGACGTCGTCTGACAGTGAGAGAAAACACGGctcatattatattttataaacagtgttgttttagatttagttaaaaaaagaaaaagaagtatagtcttttaacaaattcatttagGTCAGTACGTATTGAAGATTGCTGTTGGgacctttaatctccatatttcaacttttcttttcatgaattgattcatcatacaacagtgtcacacatacGTTGTGAAAATGAAGTAGCAGCAGTGACTCCACATCATGTTAAAAGGGCTCTcagtggggtttggtgtgagtgagtgagtgagttgttgttgttgttgttttagatgtttcacaGACGTGTGAGTCTTCGTTCAGTGTGAGACTTTATGTCCTCTCTGTTTTCCAGAGGTGAAACTCTTTAAGAAGACGATGCTTCGTAACGCCGGGACAGACAGCTGCGGGGAAGCTGTCTCCCGTAAGCCGCCGCTGGGTCCCAGAGACGCATCGGCCACGCCTCCAGCGCCCcctgttggtggtggtggtggtgtcctGGTGAAGCGGAGTCAGGTTTGCCTCTCCAACTTTTACAAAGAGTGTGCAGAGTCTGCTGGCTCGGAGCCGGACTGCAGCTGTCAGCCTGCGGAGAGAGACGGACGGTAAGAgacttcttcttcatctgagaCACATGACACATTACAGCACGTCACACAGGAGAGCTGCTTTTATCAGTACCGTCATCTCCAGACTATTAAGCGCACCTAAATATAAGCCGCACCCACTGAATctttaaaaagtatttattttgaacataaaTAAGCCGCAGTTCATTGAAACAAATGAACTTTACacaggtaataaataataaccgGTAAACTGTAGCCTACCAAGATTCATTGGTCACTATCTTCCTCACTCATCTTCCTCACTTCACTATCAGCCTCAGAATGACTCCATCTGATGTTTCCTCAGGATCGTTTTCATTGTCGCTCTCGTCACTTTTACCTGAAGCTCATGTCGCTCTCGTCAACATGCAGCAGTGCAGACTTTCCAAACTTGTCGATGATTTTTTCCACGCCGTCAGATCCACTGGCAGACTTTACTGAAGGATTTCTCCTCCCACTAAACTTGGAGCGCCACCTTAAGTGCACGATTTACACTGATGTCAAGTGGCTGCACCTTAATTCggcaatttcatttgttttttcgtGGCATGAAGTTTGTGAAACCGGGAAAAAATCTGTCATTGTTTAAGCCGCGAGGTTCAAAGCGGGGGGAAAAAGTAGTGGCTTATCGTCCAGAAATGACGggacttttaaatgtgttattctttgACTTCTGTGCTTGAAGCTTTTTGTTCAGATTAAATCCAGtctgaaaaataaaagcccttcaaaagagagagagagagaacactgaGCTGTTCAGGTTTCATCAGTAGTTCATCCctgatattcattttttttttctccctcatttCTTAATATTTTGTCCTGAATTAAAGACAGAATTCACGTTTAGCTGctaatgtttgtatttaatcCGGCGATGAACAGATAAACGTCAATGTGTCACtgaaacaaagttaaaaacattAAGATTCTCTTTGGGGTTCTGCAGCCTCTAGTTTCTCAGTGGATTTCTGgaggtttattttttgttcaactctaaaatgtgaaattattgTCAACAATTTcagggattttaaataaaatgatgtcatcTTTCATTTCAGTCATAAATAATTACATGCTTGTGAGCGAGGGTTCCGtctttccttttaaaaatgaaaaaactgtCAGCAGAACAAATCAGGAACCTCAGATTAAGTGATCATCACATCTTGTTATAACTCGTCCTCACTCAGCTCTTCAGTGAACTCACTGAGCAATGTTTATCTCATGGACTTAAAGACTTGATGATGCTGATGTGGCCGTTTGACCTTCAGGCCTGTGGGTGTGCGTGACACGGCCGGAAGAAACAAGGTTGTAGATGAGAACTACAACAACGTGTCTTCCCCGAGCAGAGGTTTGGCCGGGaaactgcagcagctcctcactCCGACCAGACAACGAGTGTCGGTGCGACGAGCCGCCAGCGTGGACGACCGGCGgccgggaggaggaggaggaggaggaggaggcgtcgGACGAAGAGTGTCTGAGCAGAGACAGTCGAGGAAAGCTCAGGTGGCTGAAACTCTGCTGAAGGCCAAAGATCGACTGGTCAACGCCACGTCAGAGGTTTGTGTCATGAAGAGTTTTAATTATCAggcagaaatgttgaaatccatacgtttttttatattaatcatGTTGTATTTTGTCTCCTCAGAGTTCATTGTCTGTAGGAAGTGACCTCGACTTGACGGACACGCCCACTTCTGCGTTTCCTCTGCGCAGGTCCTGGGACGCTAATCAGGAGGCGGCAGGACTCGAGGTAAATGGATCATTTCAAGCAACTGACTCCTCCGTCCCTGTCTGGCTcctccctccctgtgtgtgcaggtgttgtctctctctctctctctgactcctccctccctgtgtgtgcaggtgttgtctctctctctctctgactcctccctccctgtgtgtgcgcaggtgttgtctctctctctctctgactcctccctccctgtgtgtgcaattgttgtctctctctctctgactcctccctccctgtgtgtgcaggtgttgtctctctctctctgactcctccctccctgtgtgtgcaggtgttgaTATCCAGCTGCTCTCTGTGTCGCAGCTGTAACTCGTTGGTCTATGACGAGGAGATCATGGCCGGCTGGACGTCGGACGACTCTAACCTGAACTCGTCGTGTCCGTTCTGCGGCGCCTCCTTCGTGCCCTTCCTGAACGCTGAGGTCTGTGACCTCGGGCCGGTCAGCAGGTACAGACGTTGGCCACGCCCCCCAGCCACCCCCACCTCACCCCCATCCTTAGATCTGTGTCGGTaaaaacacttcctgtttgtctgcagTGCAGAGCGGAATAACTGGAACGTGGAGGATGACATGGAGAGCGCGGTGAGGCCCCCCAGTGTTCAGGAGGCGTCACTGCGTCAGTGTAACGGCGTCAGCGAAGACTCCAGCTC
The sequence above is a segment of the Solea solea chromosome 13, fSolSol10.1, whole genome shotgun sequence genome. Coding sequences within it:
- the LOC131471248 gene encoding DENN domain-containing protein 4B-like isoform X2 codes for the protein MTEEKCPQLVDYFVVAGLDPGGQWRPLDDDGKASSSSSSSSPSSSSSGSAGRAVEPVTDLVVIAKGLGEEVPEGFTCIEKTLGGHSAELSAGLINNPHLYLCYRRGRDKPPVLDLGVLYEGKEKLKQSWYVIETTPYSRSASLSAGGGPTAHRVFLTYRRALDSQGLHTLGVTDISLLLPSKGEVAPHTFSRVEKNLNTGMWGPGLYLCYKRAVAKANALVYEASLISRYPEEDLEAFPLPESVPVFCLPMGVTVESWPLNTKYQLPVFSTFVLTSASGDKVYGAAIQFYESFQRELLSERQSVRLGLLSVVDRRPITSRSLQVKKSICVLSHWPFFNVFQKFLTFIYRYSISGPHVLPLEKHISSFMHNVPFPSPQRPRILVQLSPYDNLLLCQPVSSPLPLSGASYLKLLQNLGPENACTLLLAVLTEHKLLLHSLRPDVLTSVSEALISVSFPLRWLCPYIPLCPLQMADVLLAPMPFVVGVHSSYFDLYDPPADVVCVDLDTNTIFQSDEKKPLSWRSLPRRPGKALFNTLTSLHKTLEKICTPGQEEATLEFLLTDYDQIYRRQKQLELEIQEGFLRFMSCLLRGYRSFLLPITQAPSDTTTDCSSLFNLQGFLKSRDRTQQKFYNQLTRTQMFTQFVEECSFVSDRHACLEFFDECVQKVDVEKPEEVRLIDLDETHSGEHTVFIMPPEEPQEADGSECPALYSYETFPALRPELFDQPQDQLRPPAKGSAPSSPAPRRTKQEIKLAQKRAQKYASVPDMWSKCLLGHCYGLWFIYLPTFVRAESAKVRTLHTAYDVLKHMENRKVVLPDEVCYRILMQLCGQYGQPVLAVRVLLEMKKAGITPNTITYGYYNKAVLESKWPSTNQGGRLRWAKLRNVLLAVAQFRRPLKRKKSGSVGSRGEAMTEPDQRLHPQSTLIRQSSWSGLSESSSHESLTGPLVKSNSLSSMKTSSDKVKLFKKTMLRNAGTDSCGEAVSRKPPLGPRDASATPPAPPVGGGGGVLVKRSQVCLSNFYKECAESAGSEPDCSCQPAERDGRGLAGKLQQLLTPTRQRVSVRRAASVDDRRPGGGGGGGGGVGRRVSEQRQSRKAQVAETLLKAKDRLVNATSESSLSVGSDLDLTDTPTSAFPLRRSWDANQEAAGLEVLISSCSLCRSCNSLVYDEEIMAGWTSDDSNLNSSCPFCGASFVPFLNAEVCDLGPVSSAERNNWNVEDDMESAVRPPSVQEASLRQCNGVSEDSSSETSSYSENSRTTTGSSAGGAPQVTVAYLSPLVVRKELESLLENEGEGVLAQPQFLDNHSIIFWNLVWYFQRLGLPSNLLQLVRASPLVSHFTQSESSAVRVRLLWDTLSPDTDQWPPLYVLWRIHSGVPMRIYSWRRHNHPFTLSFLEEVLRWVGMNEVHKAVTLFLDTLDKQPGSPRIQRSLYREFLFLTLAAMGKDHVAAFDKKYKAAYSRLSSTLSRDELRNKRVQPLSAKAVDCRRSFHPPLEC
- the LOC131471248 gene encoding DENN domain-containing protein 4B-like isoform X1, with protein sequence MTEEKCPQLVDYFVVAGLDPGGQWRPLDDDGKASSSSSSSSPSSSSSGSAGRAVEPVTDLVVIAKGLGEEVPEGFTCIEKTLGGHSAELSAGLINNPHLYLCYRRGRDKPPVLDLGVLYEGKEKLKQSWYVIETTPYSRSASLSAGGGPTAHRVFLTYRRALDSQGLHTLGVTDISLLLPSKGEVAPHTFSRVEKNLNTGMWGPGLYLCYKRAVAKANALVYEASLISRYPEEDLEAFPLPESVPVFCLPMGVTVESWPLNTKYQLPVFSTFVLTSASGDKVYGAAIQFYESFQRELLSERQSVRLGLLSVVDRRPITSRSLQVKKSICVLSHWPFFNVFQKFLTFIYRYSISGPHVLPLEKHISSFMHNVPFPSPQRPRILVQLSPYDNLLLCQPVSSPLPLSGASYLKLLQNLGPENACTLLLAVLTEHKLLLHSLRPDVLTSVSEALISVSFPLRWLCPYIPLCPLQMADVLLAPMPFVVGVHSSYFDLYDPPADVVCVDLDTNTIFQSDEKKPLSWRSLPRRPGKALFNTLTSLHKTLEKICTPGQEEATLEFLLTDYDQIYRRQKQLELEIQEGFLRFMSCLLRGYRSFLLPITQAPSDTTTDCSSLFNLQGFLKSRDRTQQKFYNQLTRTQMFTQFVEECSFVSDRHACLEFFDECVQKVDVEKPEEVRLIDLDETHSGEHTVFIMPPEEPQEADGSECPALYSYETFPALRPELFDQPQDQLRPPAKGSAPSSPAPRRTKQEIKLAQKRAQKYASVPDMWSKCLLGHCYGLWFIYLPTFVRAESAKVRTLHTAYDVLKHMENRKVVLPDEVCYRILMQLCGQYGQPVLAVRVLLEMKKAGITPNTITYGYYNKAVLESKWPSTNQGGRLRWAKLRNVLLAVAQFRRPLKRKKSGSVGSRGEAMTEPDQRLHPQSTLIRQSSWSGLSESSSHESLTGPLVKSNSLSSMKTSSDKVKLFKKTMLRNAGTDSCGEAVSRKPPLGPRDASATPPAPPVGGGGGVLVKRSQVCLSNFYKECAESAGSEPDCSCQPAERDGRPVGVRDTAGRNKVVDENYNNVSSPSRGLAGKLQQLLTPTRQRVSVRRAASVDDRRPGGGGGGGGGVGRRVSEQRQSRKAQVAETLLKAKDRLVNATSESSLSVGSDLDLTDTPTSAFPLRRSWDANQEAAGLEVLISSCSLCRSCNSLVYDEEIMAGWTSDDSNLNSSCPFCGASFVPFLNAEVCDLGPVSSAERNNWNVEDDMESAVRPPSVQEASLRQCNGVSEDSSSETSSYSENSRTTTGSSAGGAPQVTVAYLSPLVVRKELESLLENEGEGVLAQPQFLDNHSIIFWNLVWYFQRLGLPSNLLQLVRASPLVSHFTQSESSAVRVRLLWDTLSPDTDQWPPLYVLWRIHSGVPMRIYSWRRHNHPFTLSFLEEVLRWVGMNEVHKAVTLFLDTLDKQPGSPRIQRSLYREFLFLTLAAMGKDHVAAFDKKYKAAYSRLSSTLSRDELRNKRVQPLSAKAVDCRRSFHPPLEC